Proteins encoded within one genomic window of Pseudalkalibacillus sp. SCS-8:
- a CDS encoding nucleotidyltransferase domain-containing protein, with product MDLVNFKKDLVTYITEKHSVHTIILYGSYSTGDFTEDSDIDVLCFTDVGEEKNDTGLFEGKRLDVWIYPDEKLQQPDQFLHVHKGEILLDEKGLAGPFLEEVERIYEEGPSQMSESEKDFLKNWLRKMNERSKQDDFEGNYRYHWMLRDSLGIYFELKGVWYPGSKKAVRWLEEHDPTAYALFTEVYKKEVDHQAIDQLLDYLEKL from the coding sequence ATGGACTTGGTGAATTTCAAAAAGGATTTGGTTACATATATAACAGAGAAACACAGCGTACATACCATCATTTTATATGGTTCTTACAGTACCGGGGATTTCACTGAAGACAGTGATATTGATGTTCTCTGTTTTACCGATGTGGGGGAAGAAAAGAATGACACCGGTTTGTTCGAGGGCAAGCGATTGGATGTCTGGATTTATCCTGATGAAAAATTGCAGCAACCAGACCAATTCCTCCATGTGCATAAAGGAGAAATCCTGTTAGATGAAAAAGGTTTAGCTGGACCATTCTTGGAGGAAGTTGAGAGGATTTATGAGGAAGGACCATCTCAAATGAGCGAATCCGAAAAGGACTTTCTGAAAAACTGGCTAAGGAAGATGAACGAAAGGTCCAAACAGGATGATTTTGAAGGGAACTATCGCTATCACTGGATGCTGCGAGACAGTCTCGGAATTTATTTTGAGCTGAAAGGTGTCTGGTATCCAGGTTCGAAAAAAGCAGTTAGGTGGCTGGAGGAACACGACCCGACTGCCTATGCTCTTTTTACGGAAGTCTATAAGAAAGAGGTCGATCATCAGGCCATTGATCAGCTGTTGGATTATCTGGAAAAGCTCTGA
- a CDS encoding LytTR family DNA-binding domain-containing protein: protein MRLKIEYDARLPDDLMVLRSKEDNAYIPKVNQILAEPMGLDMIISQQDTSFYPIQTEKVYFFFTEKKGVFLKTEQGIFKTDERLYELEERLPDHFVRISRFEIINLHFLNRFEFTFGGKFVLHMSNGEKLFTTKTYTKAIKQLLFKKGGMVDGKK from the coding sequence ATGCGACTGAAAATTGAATATGATGCCAGGCTACCGGATGATTTGATGGTTTTACGGAGCAAAGAAGACAATGCCTACATACCAAAAGTGAATCAGATTCTTGCCGAGCCAATGGGGTTAGACATGATAATCAGTCAACAGGATACCAGCTTTTACCCCATTCAGACGGAAAAGGTGTACTTCTTTTTCACTGAAAAAAAAGGTGTATTTCTTAAAACCGAACAAGGTATTTTCAAGACAGATGAGAGACTTTATGAATTAGAGGAACGATTGCCTGATCACTTCGTCCGCATATCCAGGTTCGAGATCATCAACCTGCATTTTCTGAATCGATTCGAATTTACATTCGGAGGGAAATTCGTCCTTCACATGAGTAATGGGGAAAAGCTGTTCACAACAAAGACATACACAAAGGCGATCAAACAATTGTTATTCAAAAAAGGAGGTATGGTGGATGGAAAAAAATAA
- a CDS encoding DUF3021 family protein — MEKNKWNQLILAVSLAANVMVIVTWAITKQLGNSIIDPAYLFKNMIAAAVIVGGNIALGWLYHRRRNHFFIGSVHFIVALMSFIGVGVWAKWFPADLSIIITSVIMFIFIFAIIWIAHYFYWKNQIKKMNEKLS, encoded by the coding sequence ATGGAAAAAAATAAATGGAACCAACTTATACTTGCCGTCTCGCTCGCAGCTAATGTGATGGTAATCGTAACATGGGCCATTACAAAGCAACTCGGTAACTCCATCATTGATCCGGCTTATTTATTCAAGAATATGATAGCAGCAGCCGTAATCGTCGGAGGGAACATCGCTTTAGGATGGCTATATCATCGTCGGAGAAACCACTTTTTCATAGGAAGCGTTCATTTCATTGTTGCATTGATGTCATTTATCGGGGTTGGTGTATGGGCGAAGTGGTTTCCTGCAGATCTTTCGATTATCATTACTTCCGTGATCATGTTTATCTTCATTTTCGCGATCATATGGATTGCCCACTATTTCTATTGGAAAAACCAAATTAAAAAAATGAATGAGAAACTAAGCTAG
- a CDS encoding CPBP family intramembrane glutamic endopeptidase, with protein MLIIIIMGLVLTHYIYKKRVRIFSYLPKWNARIAMPSHTIKLPFFLLHGLIGSLTIFIPVFFLQEYSYIKSLILFGFSFALINAVLEELIWRGIMLSSIKKHTTTIYAVIITSVGFGLLHLSIGMSILLSLLSAFGGLFYAFVVLKTKSIYPAILFHFIINVGMVFNGWIL; from the coding sequence TTGCTCATCATCATTATCATGGGACTCGTTCTTACCCATTACATCTACAAGAAACGGGTGAGGATCTTTTCCTACCTACCGAAATGGAACGCTCGGATAGCAATGCCATCGCACACAATTAAGCTACCTTTTTTCCTGTTACACGGTCTAATTGGATCCTTGACCATCTTCATTCCTGTGTTCTTTTTGCAAGAGTACAGTTACATTAAATCTCTTATTCTATTTGGATTCTCCTTCGCTCTTATCAATGCTGTCCTTGAAGAGCTGATCTGGAGAGGGATCATGTTATCAAGCATTAAGAAGCATACAACCACAATCTATGCCGTAATCATTACGAGTGTCGGCTTCGGGTTGCTGCATCTTTCCATTGGAATGTCGATATTGTTAAGTTTGCTGAGTGCTTTCGGAGGTCTCTTTTATGCTTTTGTCGTTTTGAAGACAAAGAGCATTTATCCTGCGATCCTCTTTCACTTCATCATCAATGTAGGCATGGTATTCAATGGATGGATTTTATAA
- a CDS encoding PadR family transcriptional regulator, with the protein MSSSQLLKGILEGCLLAIIGKGETYGYEMIEKLNAYGFSMVKEGSIYPLLLRMKKEGLVTTTQKSLPSGGPKRKYYALTPEGEKELAEFRSRWKTISTSVDDLLGEEK; encoded by the coding sequence TTGTCATCAAGCCAACTGTTAAAAGGTATTTTAGAGGGGTGTCTCTTAGCGATTATCGGTAAAGGGGAAACGTATGGGTATGAAATGATTGAGAAATTGAATGCATATGGTTTTTCGATGGTGAAAGAGGGAAGTATCTATCCGCTTTTACTCCGGATGAAGAAGGAAGGGCTTGTTACAACGACGCAAAAGTCACTTCCGTCAGGTGGTCCTAAGCGGAAGTACTATGCACTAACTCCTGAGGGGGAAAAAGAACTAGCGGAATTTCGTTCGAGATGGAAGACCATCTCAACCAGTGTTGACGATCTATTAGGGGAGGAAAAGTGA
- a CDS encoding HAAS domain-containing protein, which produces MELSEKSRTFLENLRLYLVTSGKKEEEIEDIISELEDHLSEAEKEGKNVDDIVGRSPKEYMKSLADELPIDPKGILKYGFLILLGASAYILLGDVIRGGIEYSMLEMIGYPFVVLFYIGVIAVTFRHIASSQADKVKQWGLYSLLGVTPIALFLGIMYLSENFTMPMIKLNDVGNTIVAALSIAVFLFITIWTRSYISIVVPIILFVPELLLKWSGLPEKTQLISSSIIMFVGIGVLLFFEWKKLNRTARKVG; this is translated from the coding sequence ATGGAATTATCAGAGAAAAGTAGAACCTTTTTGGAAAATTTGAGGCTATACCTTGTAACGAGCGGAAAGAAAGAAGAAGAAATCGAGGACATCATCAGTGAGCTTGAAGATCATTTATCAGAAGCAGAAAAAGAAGGGAAAAATGTAGATGATATTGTGGGCCGATCTCCAAAAGAATATATGAAGTCGCTTGCGGATGAGCTCCCTATTGACCCAAAGGGGATCTTGAAATATGGCTTTCTTATTTTACTTGGTGCCTCCGCCTACATCTTGTTAGGTGATGTCATTCGCGGCGGCATAGAGTATTCCATGCTTGAAATGATCGGCTATCCGTTTGTTGTCCTGTTTTATATAGGGGTCATAGCTGTTACCTTCCGTCATATCGCAAGCTCCCAAGCGGATAAAGTAAAACAGTGGGGCTTATATAGCCTACTTGGTGTGACCCCGATAGCCTTGTTCCTCGGAATCATGTACCTGTCTGAAAACTTTACCATGCCGATGATTAAATTGAATGATGTCGGTAATACAATTGTAGCTGCTTTATCTATAGCAGTGTTCCTGTTCATTACGATTTGGACAAGGTCCTACATTTCTATCGTTGTTCCGATCATACTCTTCGTGCCTGAGCTGCTGTTGAAATGGAGTGGTCTCCCCGAAAAGACACAATTGATTTCATCAAGCATCATCATGTTCGTCGGGATTGGTGTTTTACTATTCTTTGAATGGAAAAAGCTGAATCGAACAGCTCGGAAGGTAGGCTGA
- a CDS encoding short-chain dehydrogenase, protein MKRRLPYFAALIVLSFLLFFIVAGFFKTDNATDSFLLAMIVSHLIIGKNPWLIELFRFNISD, encoded by the coding sequence ATGAAGCGACGACTTCCTTATTTTGCTGCACTTATCGTTCTGTCATTTTTATTGTTTTTTATTGTGGCCGGATTCTTCAAGACCGATAATGCCACAGACTCATTCCTGTTAGCAATGATCGTCAGCCATCTCATTATCGGTAAAAATCCCTGGTTGATTGAACTATTCCGTTTCAACATTTCGGATTGA
- a CDS encoding FbpB family small basic protein encodes MRKRKASFEELIIKNRENLINNPKEMEKIEKKIEQKRLEKSS; translated from the coding sequence ATGAGAAAACGTAAGGCTTCTTTCGAAGAATTAATCATAAAAAACCGTGAAAATCTCATCAACAACCCGAAAGAAATGGAAAAGATCGAGAAGAAAATTGAACAAAAACGTCTCGAGAAATCCTCCTAA
- a CDS encoding S8 family peptidase yields the protein MFKRFAALAASATLLVSAAAPASAANFEGKETPFNYSSEQQLAPQELIVHFNESVTSTYAKEIVSQFGGDIVETTEDFVVVKVNGQVSEAVKAFEGHSSVEFAEPNATFHASYTPNDPFYASEQYAPQKVEADKAWDITQSASSVKIAVIDTGVDYNHPDLSGKVIKGYDYVQDDNDPMDEHYHGTHVAGIAAANTDNGIGIAGNAPNASILAIRVLDEGGSGTLDDVAQGIRYAADQGAQVINLSLGGLLGTQTLKEAVDYAWNKGSVVVAAAGNESSTKPSYPAYYSNAIAVAATDQNDNLAYFSNYGTWVDIAAPGVSIYSTMPGNAYDNLSGTSMAAPVVAGVAGLLASQGRSAAEIRTALEETADNVTGTGVFFQNGRVNAFKAVQH from the coding sequence ATGTTTAAGCGTTTCGCAGCACTTGCTGCATCAGCAACCCTACTCGTGTCCGCAGCTGCTCCAGCATCAGCAGCAAACTTTGAAGGAAAGGAAACGCCTTTCAACTATTCAAGTGAGCAACAGCTAGCTCCCCAAGAATTAATCGTCCATTTTAATGAATCGGTTACTTCTACATATGCGAAGGAGATCGTTTCCCAGTTTGGCGGAGATATTGTAGAGACGACTGAAGATTTTGTAGTGGTAAAAGTGAACGGCCAAGTCAGTGAAGCTGTCAAAGCATTCGAAGGACACAGCTCTGTTGAGTTTGCCGAGCCGAACGCAACGTTCCATGCAAGCTACACACCGAATGATCCATTTTACGCTTCAGAACAATATGCACCGCAAAAAGTAGAAGCAGACAAAGCTTGGGATATCACCCAAAGTGCTTCTTCTGTAAAAATCGCGGTCATTGATACGGGCGTCGATTACAACCACCCAGACCTGTCTGGAAAAGTCATCAAAGGATACGATTACGTCCAAGATGATAACGACCCGATGGATGAGCATTATCATGGGACGCATGTAGCTGGAATTGCAGCAGCAAATACCGATAACGGCATCGGAATTGCTGGGAATGCACCGAACGCGTCCATTTTAGCAATTCGTGTATTGGATGAAGGTGGTAGTGGTACATTGGATGATGTCGCACAAGGTATCCGTTATGCGGCTGATCAAGGTGCACAGGTCATCAACCTGAGTTTGGGTGGATTGCTTGGTACACAAACATTGAAGGAAGCCGTTGATTATGCATGGAACAAAGGATCTGTCGTCGTAGCTGCAGCTGGAAACGAAAGCTCAACAAAGCCTAGCTATCCAGCTTACTACTCGAATGCAATCGCAGTAGCGGCAACGGATCAAAATGATAATCTTGCATACTTCTCCAATTATGGAACGTGGGTCGATATCGCTGCTCCTGGTGTAAGCATTTACTCTACTATGCCAGGAAACGCTTATGACAACCTTTCCGGAACATCTATGGCAGCACCAGTTGTTGCAGGTGTTGCCGGACTACTTGCTTCCCAAGGTCGAAGTGCAGCTGAAATCCGCACAGCACTTGAAGAAACAGCTGATAACGTAACAGGAACAGGTGTCTTTTTCCAAAACGGACGCGTGAACGCATTTAAAGCCGTACAGCATTAA